From Bacteroidales bacterium, one genomic window encodes:
- a CDS encoding Smr/MutS family protein: MNLEQKLGFDQIRQSIKMRCSTAYAQRRAETEEMSNNPQTIEKRLALADEMRLVAMFETKFPQGEFTDCTAFLKALEAEFSCISVENLRKLQMFLENLRQVLSFLQNTKEGQYPHLKELASPVQFFPEVSRRIDAILDKNGEIKDNASEELAKIRRELLSTQNSISRKVQSIFKKAQSEGVADEDATISVRDGKLLIPVSTSNKRGLPGLVFDESSSGKTVFVEPLEVVEMNNKVRELHFAEQREIAKILAEFTDFLRPYLIDIQGGARFIGEVDFIRAKAEVAGVMQAGKPIISRDGMLRISNGRHPLLEAALRKENKPIVPMTLEINRKKHILIISGPNAGGKSVCLKTVGILQYMLQWGMLVPCSEVSEFPVFNNIFIDIGDEQSIENDLSTYSSHLMNMRNLLKNADGKSLVLIDEFGAGTEPAAGGAIAETILEELDKRGVYGVITTHYTNLKVYAENSVGAINGAMLFDSARIQPLYKLEIGVPGNSFAFELARKMGLPENIVHQAEEKAGENFVDLERQLRMISKNRRKLDEKLARIKNTDKTLEDVTERYAQELSDIKETKKKIIEQAKEEAQQILASANKKIEATIKEIREAQAEKEKTKEVRENLKKFNESLEQKKDSKQDRKIQAKMEQLIARKKRQEERKERNLQHAVNQGVGGGAATGAENGKSVGNKKVLTLQTGSKVRIKGSDLIGEVMQIGEKWVSISVGDIISKVKRDTVEVISNKEFEAGHKSVPKPLTHNSLGIDERKLNFKTEIDVRGERLSDALDIVARYIDDAELVGASQVRILHGKGTGVLKEEIRKFLKTLPSVQSCADEDVRFGGSGITIVKMKD; the protein is encoded by the coding sequence ATGAATCTGGAACAGAAACTGGGGTTTGACCAAATACGGCAGAGCATAAAAATGCGCTGCTCAACGGCTTATGCTCAGAGGCGTGCAGAGACGGAGGAGATGTCAAACAATCCTCAGACCATAGAGAAGCGTCTTGCCCTTGCAGATGAGATGCGTCTTGTTGCAATGTTTGAGACAAAATTTCCCCAGGGAGAATTTACGGACTGCACCGCTTTTTTGAAGGCGCTGGAGGCTGAGTTTAGCTGCATAAGCGTTGAGAATCTAAGAAAGCTGCAGATGTTTTTGGAAAATCTGCGGCAGGTTCTCTCTTTTCTGCAGAATACCAAGGAGGGGCAATATCCTCATTTAAAGGAGCTTGCCTCGCCGGTTCAATTTTTTCCGGAGGTCAGCAGAAGAATAGATGCCATTCTGGACAAGAACGGGGAGATAAAAGACAATGCCTCAGAAGAGCTGGCAAAAATCAGAAGAGAGCTTCTCTCCACCCAAAATTCTATATCCCGCAAAGTTCAGAGCATTTTTAAAAAGGCTCAGAGTGAAGGCGTTGCAGATGAGGATGCTACTATTTCTGTTCGCGACGGGAAATTACTTATCCCTGTAAGCACATCTAACAAGCGCGGATTGCCCGGACTTGTTTTTGATGAATCTTCCAGCGGAAAGACCGTTTTTGTGGAGCCGTTGGAAGTGGTGGAAATGAATAACAAAGTGCGGGAGCTGCACTTTGCCGAGCAGAGGGAGATTGCAAAAATTCTTGCTGAATTCACGGATTTTTTAAGGCCATATTTGATTGATATACAAGGAGGGGCAAGGTTCATAGGGGAAGTGGATTTTATCCGCGCAAAGGCTGAGGTTGCAGGAGTTATGCAGGCGGGAAAGCCTATTATTTCCCGTGACGGCATGCTTAGAATTTCCAACGGAAGGCATCCTCTTCTGGAGGCGGCGCTAAGAAAAGAGAATAAGCCGATAGTGCCTATGACGCTGGAAATCAATAGAAAAAAGCATATTTTAATAATCTCCGGTCCAAATGCGGGAGGAAAATCCGTATGTCTGAAAACTGTCGGGATACTGCAATATATGTTGCAATGGGGCATGCTTGTTCCTTGTTCCGAGGTCTCTGAATTTCCCGTTTTCAATAATATATTTATTGATATTGGAGATGAGCAATCTATTGAGAATGACCTTAGTACGTATAGCTCTCATTTGATGAACATGAGAAATCTGCTTAAAAATGCAGATGGAAAATCCTTGGTTTTGATAGATGAATTTGGCGCGGGGACTGAGCCTGCGGCAGGCGGAGCAATTGCAGAAACTATATTGGAGGAGCTGGACAAGAGAGGCGTATATGGCGTGATAACAACGCATTACACAAATTTGAAGGTGTACGCGGAGAACAGCGTTGGAGCTATTAACGGAGCAATGTTATTTGACAGCGCAAGGATTCAGCCGCTATATAAATTGGAGATTGGAGTGCCTGGAAACTCTTTTGCATTTGAGCTGGCACGCAAGATGGGATTGCCGGAAAATATTGTGCATCAGGCAGAAGAGAAGGCGGGAGAAAATTTTGTGGATTTGGAAAGACAGCTTAGAATGATTTCCAAAAACCGCCGCAAGCTGGATGAGAAACTTGCAAGAATTAAAAATACGGATAAAACTTTGGAGGATGTCACTGAGCGCTATGCCCAGGAATTATCTGATATTAAGGAGACTAAGAAGAAAATTATTGAACAGGCAAAGGAGGAGGCGCAGCAAATTCTTGCCTCTGCAAATAAGAAAATAGAGGCTACAATTAAAGAGATAAGAGAGGCGCAGGCGGAAAAAGAGAAGACAAAAGAAGTGCGCGAGAATCTGAAAAAGTTTAATGAATCTCTGGAGCAGAAAAAAGATTCTAAGCAGGATAGAAAAATTCAGGCTAAGATGGAGCAGCTGATTGCGCGCAAGAAAAGGCAAGAGGAGAGGAAAGAGCGAAACTTGCAGCACGCTGTGAATCAGGGCGTCGGCGGCGGAGCGGCAACCGGGGCGGAGAATGGAAAATCTGTCGGGAATAAAAAAGTTTTAACCCTTCAGACGGGGAGCAAGGTTAGAATCAAGGGGAGCGATTTGATAGGTGAGGTTATGCAGATTGGAGAGAAATGGGTGAGCATTTCAGTTGGTGATATTATCAGCAAGGTTAAGAGAGATACAGTAGAGGTCATTTCAAATAAAGAGTTTGAGGCGGGGCACAAGAGTGTTCCTAAGCCCTTGACCCATAATTCATTGGGAATAGATGAGAGGAAGCTCAACTTTAAGACGGAAATTGATGTGCGCGGGGAGAGGCTGAGTGATGCGCTGGATATTGTGGCACGCTATATAGATGATGCTGAGCTTGTTGGAGCGTCACAGGTTAGGATTCTGCATGGGAAGGGGACAGGAGTCCTTAAAGAGGAAATCCGCAAATTCCTGAAGACCCTGCCATCCGTGCAAAGCTGCGCAGATGAGGATGTCCGCTTTGGCGGCTCCGGTATCACGATAGTTAAAATGAAAGATTAG
- the plsY gene encoding glycerol-3-phosphate 1-O-acyltransferase PlsY, with protein MSVTLTVWLFIIFIIVSYLLGSISPAIFLSKKIYGIDIREYGSKNPGANNVQRVMGWHMGLAVFAIDVLKGVASCCLVFLMPLLEPGTNLFVCAQIVFGFAAVAGHIFPLYHHFRGGKGVSTFCGALLAIHPFAVLICTIIFLIVLYFTRYISVSVIAAVTCFPLLVNLLFALWLDPQETWALRIFSMVCGVTIWLTHISNLKRLYHGTEEKFQIRRPVHKI; from the coding sequence ATGAGCGTTACATTAACAGTCTGGCTGTTCATCATATTCATAATTGTCTCCTATCTGCTGGGGTCAATTTCCCCCGCCATTTTTCTAAGCAAGAAAATCTACGGAATAGATATTCGCGAGTATGGAAGCAAAAACCCCGGAGCCAATAATGTTCAGAGAGTTATGGGGTGGCACATGGGGCTTGCAGTTTTTGCCATTGACGTGTTAAAAGGGGTTGCGTCCTGCTGCCTTGTGTTCTTAATGCCGCTGCTTGAACCCGGAACAAATTTATTTGTTTGCGCACAAATTGTATTTGGTTTTGCCGCAGTTGCAGGGCATATATTTCCTCTGTATCACCATTTCCGCGGCGGCAAGGGAGTTTCAACTTTTTGCGGAGCATTGCTTGCCATTCACCCGTTTGCTGTTTTGATTTGTACAATTATCTTCCTGATAGTCTTATACTTTACAAGATATATTTCCGTAAGCGTGATTGCCGCGGTAACATGTTTTCCACTGCTTGTAAATTTGCTGTTTGCGCTGTGGCTGGACCCGCAGGAGACATGGGCTCTAAGAATCTTCAGCATGGTGTGCGGCGTAACTATCTGGCTTACACACATCAGCAATCTAAAAAGATTGTACCACGGCACGGAAGAGAAGTTCCAAATCCGCAGGCCGGTACACAAAATATAG
- a CDS encoding histidinol-phosphatase HisJ family protein, with translation MNFFDNHTHSEFSPDSRMTVEQDIRAALEKGLGGVAITDHLDLDVPRNSGAFEFDIAARQKKIAEVVENMELGKLKVLRGIEVGLQPISIKHTLDYVAPYKFDSVIASIHFIDSLDPYYGSYYKSKSKKDAYGRTFELMLSTAMEYNDFDILGHFDYVARYAPYDDKDVTYKEFAEYLEPLLKFLADSGKALEINTKSYEKGVSHGIGTTQALKLDLNILRKFREFGGEAISLGSDAHDAARVGDNFKTYWQMAQHCGFKYLCYFENRKAIFYKPE, from the coding sequence ATGAATTTTTTTGATAATCATACACATTCAGAGTTTTCTCCCGATAGCAGAATGACTGTGGAGCAGGATATTAGAGCGGCTCTTGAGAAAGGACTGGGTGGAGTTGCAATCACCGATCATTTGGATTTAGATGTTCCCCGCAACAGCGGCGCCTTTGAGTTTGACATAGCAGCCAGGCAGAAAAAAATTGCGGAAGTAGTGGAAAATATGGAGCTTGGAAAATTAAAAGTTCTAAGAGGCATAGAGGTGGGATTGCAGCCGATAAGCATCAAGCACACACTGGATTACGTTGCTCCATACAAATTTGACTCAGTAATAGCTTCAATACACTTTATTGACAGCCTGGACCCTTATTATGGTTCTTACTATAAGAGCAAAAGCAAAAAAGATGCTTACGGCAGAACATTTGAGCTTATGCTTTCAACTGCAATGGAATACAATGACTTTGACATCCTTGGACATTTTGATTATGTGGCAAGATATGCCCCCTACGATGATAAGGATGTTACCTATAAAGAATTTGCGGAGTACCTGGAACCGCTTCTGAAATTTCTTGCGGATAGCGGGAAAGCCTTGGAAATCAACACAAAATCTTATGAAAAGGGAGTCAGTCACGGCATAGGAACAACTCAAGCGCTCAAATTGGATTTGAATATCCTGCGCAAATTCCGCGAATTTGGCGGAGAGGCAATTTCACTTGGCTCTGATGCTCATGATGCGGCAAGAGTAGGTGATAACTTTAAGACTTACTGGCAAATGGCCCAGCACTGCGGGTTCAAATATCTGTGCTACTTTGAGAATCGCAAAGCGATATTTTACAAGCCTGAGTAA
- the cdaA gene encoding diadenylate cyclase CdaA: MFDFVNIQPIDIIDIILVGFLIYQIYKLIRGTSAMNIFIGIIVIYFVWVVVKALHMNLLSAILGQVLGVGVIALIVIFQQEIRRFLLHIGTTSFKGRKGGNFARKLFGQEEKDVPLTTLNELTQAVRRMAETKTGALIVMMHASSLEFVIETGDRIDALVNRRLIENIFFKNSPLHDGALIMNTTRLIAARCTLPMSDNQNIPANYGMRHRAAAGLTEQTDATVIVVSEQTGNISFVKAGELKTMTSINELRLAIEESYK; the protein is encoded by the coding sequence ATGTTTGATTTTGTAAACATACAACCTATTGACATAATAGACATTATTCTTGTAGGATTCCTTATTTACCAGATTTACAAGCTGATACGTGGAACTTCCGCAATGAATATATTCATCGGGATTATAGTTATTTACTTTGTCTGGGTGGTTGTAAAAGCGCTGCACATGAATTTGCTCTCCGCAATTCTTGGACAAGTGCTTGGAGTTGGCGTTATTGCGCTGATAGTGATTTTTCAGCAGGAAATCAGAAGGTTTTTGCTGCACATTGGAACTACCTCATTTAAAGGGAGAAAGGGGGGCAATTTTGCCCGCAAATTATTTGGACAGGAGGAGAAAGATGTCCCGCTGACAACTTTGAATGAACTTACTCAAGCCGTGCGCAGAATGGCAGAAACTAAAACAGGAGCGCTTATTGTTATGATGCATGCCTCATCCCTGGAGTTTGTTATTGAGACAGGAGACAGGATTGACGCGCTTGTAAACAGAAGACTTATAGAGAATATTTTCTTTAAAAATTCACCGCTGCATGATGGCGCTTTAATTATGAATACCACCAGACTTATAGCCGCAAGATGTACGCTGCCAATGTCTGATAATCAGAATATTCCTGCAAATTACGGAATGCGCCACAGAGCCGCCGCAGGATTGACAGAACAAACTGATGCAACCGTTATTGTTGTTTCCGAGCAAACCGGAAATATCTCTTTTGTAAAGGCTGGGGAACTAAAAACAATGACCAGCATCAATGAATTGAGACTGGCCATAGAGGAATCCTATAAATAA
- a CDS encoding C69 family dipeptidase — protein sequence MKINFKTFFIAAAALIFCGSYNTSQACTNIIVTKGASKDGSVMVSYAADSHTSYGELYHVQGRVWPKGSMLKIYQWDNGRYIGEIPQVHRTYSTMGNMNEFQLIITETTFGGKESLVDTTAKMDYGSLIYVTLQRAKTAREAIKIISDLMDTYGYCSEGESFSIADKNEAWIMEIVGKGMKFDKKGRNINKGAAWVAIRIPDGYISGHANYSRITTFPLNDPENCLYSKDIIKFAKENGYYSGPDDKFSFSEAFDPASFEVLRGCETRVWSFFNILGGGKIGDKDASYYLDYALGTNPSNRMPLYIKPSHLLTVKDVADAMRDHFENTPMDFSHDLGAGPFECPYRWRPMTFTSNGKTYEFERSVATQQTGFWLVGQARPWLPDAIGGIIWFGVDDTATSCLTPVYSSGNIAPLCFRVGNGNMMKYSDSSAFWLFNRIANFAYSRYKDIAPEVRKAIDEHENGALKIVPDVDAQALRILKENNNDTTKVKEYLTGWSEKFADRMFKTFKNMDEYLLVKYMDGNIKKQNPDGSFKNNGFDAVTPEMPYQPGYPQKWLDAVAKDHGDKMETPAPAK from the coding sequence ATGAAAATCAATTTCAAAACCTTTTTTATTGCTGCGGCTGCGCTCATTTTTTGCGGCTCATATAACACATCTCAGGCTTGTACAAATATAATTGTAACCAAGGGAGCTTCAAAAGATGGCTCCGTAATGGTCTCTTATGCAGCAGATTCGCACACTTCATACGGAGAACTTTATCATGTTCAAGGACGTGTTTGGCCTAAAGGAAGCATGCTAAAAATTTACCAGTGGGATAACGGAAGGTACATTGGGGAAATTCCTCAGGTTCACAGAACTTATTCTACCATGGGAAACATGAATGAATTCCAGCTGATTATCACGGAAACAACATTTGGAGGAAAAGAGTCTCTTGTAGATACCACAGCTAAAATGGATTATGGTTCATTGATTTATGTTACTCTTCAGAGAGCCAAGACTGCACGCGAGGCCATAAAAATCATCTCTGATCTTATGGATACTTACGGCTATTGCTCAGAGGGTGAGTCTTTCTCCATTGCAGATAAAAATGAAGCTTGGATTATGGAGATTGTCGGCAAAGGAATGAAGTTTGACAAGAAGGGAAGAAACATTAACAAGGGTGCCGCATGGGTTGCTATCAGAATCCCTGACGGTTATATATCAGGACATGCAAACTACTCACGCATAACCACTTTCCCGCTTAATGACCCTGAGAACTGCCTTTACTCTAAAGACATTATCAAGTTTGCAAAAGAGAACGGATACTATAGCGGACCGGATGATAAGTTTAGTTTTTCAGAGGCATTTGACCCTGCTTCATTTGAAGTTTTAAGAGGTTGTGAAACTAGAGTTTGGAGTTTCTTTAACATTCTTGGAGGCGGAAAAATTGGAGATAAAGATGCTAGCTATTATTTGGATTATGCTCTTGGAACTAACCCTTCCAACAGAATGCCGCTTTATATTAAGCCTTCACATCTGCTTACAGTTAAGGATGTTGCGGATGCAATGAGAGATCATTTTGAGAATACTCCGATGGATTTCTCACATGACCTTGGAGCAGGTCCTTTTGAGTGCCCTTACAGATGGCGTCCTATGACTTTCACTTCCAATGGCAAGACTTATGAATTTGAGAGATCAGTTGCAACACAGCAAACAGGATTCTGGCTGGTAGGTCAGGCTCGTCCTTGGTTGCCGGATGCTATTGGCGGAATTATTTGGTTTGGAGTTGATGATACTGCAACCTCTTGCCTTACACCTGTTTACAGCAGCGGAAACATTGCTCCTCTTTGTTTTAGAGTTGGCAATGGCAACATGATGAAGTATTCAGACTCCTCAGCATTCTGGCTGTTCAATCGTATTGCAAACTTTGCATATTCACGTTACAAGGATATTGCCCCTGAGGTAAGAAAGGCTATTGATGAACATGAAAACGGAGCTCTAAAAATTGTTCCTGACGTAGATGCTCAGGCATTAAGAATTCTTAAAGAAAATAATAATGATACTACAAAAGTTAAAGAGTATCTGACAGGCTGGAGCGAGAAATTTGCAGACCGTATGTTTAAGACATTCAAGAACATGGATGAATACCTTCTTGTAAAATACATGGACGGAAATATTAAAAAGCAGAATCCCGACGGTTCATTCAAGAACAACGGTTTTGATGCTGTAACTCCGGAAATGCCATATCAGCCTGGCTATCCACAGAAATGGCTAGATGCCGTTGCAAAAGACCACGGCGACAAGATGGAAACACCTGCGCCGGCTAAATAA
- a CDS encoding heavy metal translocating P-type ATPase — protein MSSEHRHNGIDKRWILIISSALLLLGGIVLEHFAATEFLEKNQWIMPIWYIAAFLPVGVPVMKESWENMLQKDIFTEYTLMSIATIGALCIRQYPEAVSVMLLYSIGEVFQDRAVNKAKKSITALMDVRPETARIIGDNGEEKIINSKEAVVGQVIRIKVGERVPLDGTLVSDAALFNTAALTGESVPRSIKKGGEVLAGMIVSDKVVNIRISKPFGESAISRILKMVQEASERKAPTELFIRKFARIYTPAVMGLAVLIVFIPYLYSIVNPAVAGAVANGGFEYVSSDWLYRGLVFLVISCPCALVLSIPLSYFAGIGAASRKGILFKGGNYLDAITKINAVVFDKTGTLTKGVFEVQNNVPDSVLYPIAAVEQNSNHPIAKAILEYAKRKYLTAAKNNGEISEEEFLQSLPKISDVQEIAGKGLAAVMNGEEILVGKARLLNDKNILVPSELFTMVKTVVCCAINGKFAGYILLADTVKEDSRAAAENLKKLGINNLAILSGDKSDIVRYLADNLGFPKYYGDLMPEGKVEHIKELSGEKNTKVAFVGDGINDAPVMATADIGIAMGGLGSDAAIETADVVIETDQPSKVATAFKIGKCTKYIVNENIILALGIKLIILVLGALGFASLWAAVFADSGVALLAVLNSMRIRTITKRD, from the coding sequence ATGAGCTCAGAACACAGACATAACGGCATTGATAAACGGTGGATTCTAATCATTTCCTCTGCGCTGCTGCTTTTGGGAGGCATTGTACTTGAGCACTTTGCAGCAACTGAATTTTTGGAGAAGAATCAATGGATAATGCCGATATGGTACATTGCCGCTTTCTTGCCTGTGGGCGTTCCTGTAATGAAGGAGTCCTGGGAAAACATGTTGCAGAAGGATATTTTCACTGAATATACGCTCATGAGCATTGCAACAATAGGAGCCTTATGCATAAGACAATACCCTGAGGCTGTATCAGTTATGCTATTGTATTCAATAGGGGAAGTGTTCCAGGACAGGGCAGTGAACAAAGCAAAGAAAAGCATTACTGCTCTGATGGATGTGCGGCCGGAAACAGCCAGAATTATTGGTGACAACGGGGAAGAGAAAATTATTAATTCAAAAGAAGCTGTTGTCGGACAAGTTATTAGGATTAAGGTTGGAGAGCGGGTTCCGTTGGATGGAACACTTGTTTCTGATGCAGCATTATTCAATACAGCGGCCCTGACGGGAGAGAGCGTGCCGCGCTCCATAAAAAAAGGCGGTGAGGTTCTGGCCGGAATGATTGTCTCCGATAAAGTTGTAAACATAAGAATATCAAAGCCTTTTGGGGAGAGCGCAATTTCCCGCATTTTAAAAATGGTGCAGGAAGCCTCTGAGCGCAAAGCCCCTACAGAGCTGTTTATCAGAAAGTTTGCAAGAATATACACTCCTGCGGTAATGGGGCTGGCTGTATTGATTGTTTTTATTCCGTATCTATATTCTATTGTAAATCCGGCTGTTGCTGGTGCTGTGGCAAACGGGGGTTTTGAGTATGTGTCCTCCGACTGGCTTTACCGCGGGCTTGTTTTTCTTGTAATCTCCTGCCCTTGCGCCCTGGTACTCAGCATCCCGCTAAGTTATTTTGCAGGAATCGGCGCAGCATCCCGCAAAGGAATTTTGTTCAAAGGCGGCAACTATCTGGATGCAATAACTAAAATAAATGCAGTTGTTTTTGACAAGACAGGCACACTGACAAAGGGAGTATTTGAAGTTCAGAATAATGTTCCCGACAGTGTATTATATCCTATTGCCGCTGTGGAGCAGAACAGCAATCACCCTATTGCAAAGGCAATTCTGGAGTACGCAAAGAGAAAATATTTGACAGCAGCAAAAAATAATGGAGAAATTTCAGAGGAAGAATTTTTGCAGTCTCTGCCTAAAATATCTGATGTGCAGGAGATTGCAGGCAAGGGACTTGCCGCCGTTATGAACGGGGAAGAAATTCTTGTGGGCAAAGCAAGACTGCTAAACGATAAAAATATTCTTGTTCCCTCGGAACTTTTTACCATGGTAAAAACCGTAGTGTGCTGCGCAATCAACGGAAAATTTGCCGGCTATATTTTACTGGCCGATACAGTAAAAGAAGATTCCCGCGCCGCTGCTGAAAATCTTAAAAAACTTGGAATAAACAACCTTGCAATATTGAGCGGAGACAAATCTGATATAGTAAGATATTTAGCTGATAATCTAGGCTTTCCAAAGTATTACGGAGACCTTATGCCGGAAGGAAAAGTTGAACATATCAAAGAACTGTCGGGAGAAAAAAATACTAAAGTTGCATTTGTGGGAGACGGCATAAATGACGCACCTGTCATGGCAACTGCAGATATTGGAATTGCAATGGGGGGACTTGGGAGCGACGCTGCAATTGAGACGGCGGACGTTGTGATTGAAACGGACCAGCCAAGCAAAGTTGCAACTGCTTTCAAAATTGGGAAGTGCACAAAATACATTGTAAATGAGAATATTATACTAGCTCTTGGTATAAAGCTGATTATTCTGGTTCTTGGAGCCCTTGGGTTTGCATCTTTGTGGGCGGCGGTTTTTGCAGATTCCGGAGTTGCTCTGCTTGCAGTGCTGAATTCTATGAGAATCAGGACAATTACAAAGAGAGATTAA
- a CDS encoding transcriptional repressor yields MEEQKYLDKLDLRGIHPTAMRLLVLRTLMDAGTALSLTDLEEKLDTADKSTLFRTVTLFHEHHLVHCIDDGTGAVKYAVCSDDCDCSVEDQHAHFYCVKCHKTFCFKGLPVPIVNLPSGFEVQDVNYVIKGLCPNCSGK; encoded by the coding sequence ATGGAAGAGCAAAAATATCTGGATAAGCTGGACCTCAGGGGGATACACCCAACTGCAATGCGTCTGCTGGTGCTGCGCACATTGATGGATGCGGGTACGGCATTATCTCTTACAGACCTTGAGGAAAAGCTGGACACCGCAGATAAATCCACACTATTTAGAACCGTAACTTTGTTCCATGAACACCATCTTGTTCATTGCATTGATGACGGAACAGGTGCTGTAAAATATGCAGTCTGCTCTGATGATTGTGATTGTTCCGTTGAAGACCAGCATGCACATTTCTATTGTGTTAAATGTCACAAAACATTCTGTTTTAAGGGCTTGCCTGTCCCTATAGTTAATCTTCCCTCAGGCTTTGAGGTACAAGATGTTAACTATGTTATCAAAGGACTGTGCCCAAACTGCTCAGGAAAGTAA
- a CDS encoding anaerobic ribonucleoside-triphosphate reductase activating protein has protein sequence MLKCFNYDIVCQEIPDEVTLAVNISGCPIRCPGCHSKWLWEDRGDELNEETVGILMKRYGADITCFCFMGGDAEPEEVLRLANFLKSKYPKIKTGWYSGRSTLPDAANAVSSHASAVSSRTSAVSLRTSTGSIDSSSLSKSPFCKTFDYIKLGPYKEECGGLRSPKTNQRLFKISNGAATILKFSSKNTPLSE, from the coding sequence ATGCTTAAATGTTTTAATTATGATATTGTCTGCCAGGAGATACCGGATGAGGTTACCCTGGCAGTTAATATTTCCGGATGTCCTATCAGATGTCCCGGATGTCACAGCAAATGGTTGTGGGAAGATAGGGGAGATGAATTGAATGAAGAGACTGTCGGGATATTAATGAAAAGATACGGAGCAGACATTACATGCTTTTGCTTCATGGGGGGAGATGCTGAGCCTGAGGAAGTTCTGCGGCTTGCAAATTTTCTTAAATCAAAATATCCAAAGATAAAAACCGGATGGTATTCCGGCCGCTCAACTTTACCAGATGCAGCAAACGCTGTATCTTCACATGCATCAGCTGTATCTTCACGTACATCTGCTGTATCTTTACGTACATCAACAGGTTCCATAGATTCCAGCTCTTTGTCAAAGTCTCCTTTTTGTAAAACTTTTGATTATATAAAGTTGGGTCCGTACAAAGAAGAGTGCGGCGGATTACGTTCTCCAAAAACAAATCAAAGATTATTTAAAATTTCAAATGGCGCTGCTACTATTTTGAAATTCAGCAGCAAAAATACTCCGCTGTCTGAATAA